A part of Gossypium hirsutum isolate 1008001.06 chromosome A07, Gossypium_hirsutum_v2.1, whole genome shotgun sequence genomic DNA contains:
- the LOC107929847 gene encoding fatty-acid-binding protein 2 isoform X1 — translation MDLDGESPCIFPMESFVSNGLGTHLFSHFSSFVDGSLYYSRHLYLPGSLAFREGFSCVSKFAGSLLFWFSSMSTSNLSRDILANNQHGLKSGSCKSSAQVKHIASYKNNLMGFHFACESKGRSATTHVSLHFFGEAEVLRSFPLLSLSVALIPPFDNLCSKVLPVPRENTDVQMQERKDRRACEVGHQGYGSPSFLDLNWTQHAVEPRTGIEFPTTLDNVFDRQINSSLSSEVLVGTGSITITLIKIKSLEVYAFGFYIHPFSVCQKLGPKYASIPGNEPNKHNDFYQDLLREDIGMTVRLVVNCNGMKASAVRECLALLDRLHFGFLINWLNCVCFSEFEKSLRAQLVKANPDTDYHCLSTFGSLFTPDIALPVGTVIDFQRTADGQLVTKIGGNHIGVVQSKDLCRAFFGMYIGDLPVSEQAKENIGQNVANIIRRC, via the exons ATGGATTTAGATGGAGAATCTCCATGTATTTTTCCAATGGAGTCCTTTGTATCTAATGGTTTGGGAACTCATTtgttttcacattttagttcatTTGTTGATGGCTCTTTGTACTATTCTAGACACTTGTATTTACCTGGTAGTCTTGCATTTCGAGAAGGTTTTAGTTGCGTGTCGAAGTTCGCCGGTTCACTGCTTTTTTGGTTCTCTAGTATGTCGACTTCCAATTTGAGTAGGGATATATTGGCTAATAATCAACATGGTTTGAAATCTGGAAGTTGTAAATCTTCAGCTCAGGTTAAGCACATTGCTTCTTATAAGAATAACCTTATGGGATTTCATTTCGCTTGCGAATCGAAAGGTCGATCTGCCACCACACATGTATCATTACACTTCTTCGGAGAAGCGGAAGTGCTCCGTTCGTTTCCTCTGCTTTCATTATCTGTTGCTCTTATACCGCCATTTGATAACTT ATGTTCAAAGGTGCTACCTGTTCCTCGGGAAAACACGGATGTTCAAATGCAAGAACGCAAGGATCGAAGGGCTTGTGAAGTTGGCCATCAAGGATATGGTAGTCCATCTTTTCTAGATTTAAATTGGACACAACATGCTGTTGAACCCCGAACCGGCATTGAGTTCCCAACAACATTGGACAACGTATTCGATAGACAGATTAATTCCAGTTTATCTTCTGAG GTGCTTGTTGGTACTGGATCAATTACCATAACGTTAATCAAAATCAAGTCTCTAGAGGTGTATGCATTTGGCTTTT ATATTCATCCATTCTCCGTATGCCAGAAACTGGGACCAAAGTATGCTTCTATTCCTGGGAATGAACCGAACAAACACAATGACTTTTATCAGGATCTTCTTAG AGAGGACATTGGCATGACTGTTAGGCTAGTGGTTAACTGCAATGGGATGAAAGCCAGTGCAGTAAGAGA GTGCTTGGCTCTTTTGGACAGGCTGCATTTTGGTTTTCTCATTAACTGGCTTAATTGTGTATGTTTcagtgaatttgaaaaatcccTTCGTGCACAGTTAGTAAAG GCTAATCCCGATACCGATTATCATTGCCTAAGTACATTTGGCTCCTTATTCACTCCAGATATCGCATTGCCTGTG GGAACAGTGATCGACTTTCAGCGGACAGCTGACGGACAACTAGTTACCAAAA TTGGAGGTAACCACATTGGAGTGGTTCAAAGCAAGGATTTGTGCA GGGCTTTCTTCGGTATGTACATAGGAGATCTCCCAGTATCGGAACAAGCTAAAGAAAACATTGGGCAAAATGTTGCAAACATTATAAGGAGATGCTGA
- the LOC107929847 gene encoding fatty-acid-binding protein 2 isoform X2, translated as MDLDGESPCIFPMESFVSNGLGTHLFSHFSSFVDGSLYYSRHLYLPGSLAFREGFSCVSKFAGSLLFWFSSMSTSNLSRDILANNQHGLKSGSCKSSAQVKHIASYKNNLMGFHFACESKGRSATTHVSLHFFGEAEVLRSFPLLSLSVALIPPFDNLCSKVLPVPRENTDVQMQERKDRRACEVGHQGYGSPSFLDLNWTQHAVEPRTGIEFPTTLDNVFDRQINSSLSSEVLVGTGSITITLIKIKSLEVYAFGFYIHPFSVCQKLGPKYASIPGNEPNKHNDFYQDLLREDIGMTVRLVVNCNGMKASAVRDEFEKSLRAQLVKANPDTDYHCLSTFGSLFTPDIALPVGTVIDFQRTADGQLVTKIGGNHIGVVQSKDLCRAFFGMYIGDLPVSEQAKENIGQNVANIIRRC; from the exons ATGGATTTAGATGGAGAATCTCCATGTATTTTTCCAATGGAGTCCTTTGTATCTAATGGTTTGGGAACTCATTtgttttcacattttagttcatTTGTTGATGGCTCTTTGTACTATTCTAGACACTTGTATTTACCTGGTAGTCTTGCATTTCGAGAAGGTTTTAGTTGCGTGTCGAAGTTCGCCGGTTCACTGCTTTTTTGGTTCTCTAGTATGTCGACTTCCAATTTGAGTAGGGATATATTGGCTAATAATCAACATGGTTTGAAATCTGGAAGTTGTAAATCTTCAGCTCAGGTTAAGCACATTGCTTCTTATAAGAATAACCTTATGGGATTTCATTTCGCTTGCGAATCGAAAGGTCGATCTGCCACCACACATGTATCATTACACTTCTTCGGAGAAGCGGAAGTGCTCCGTTCGTTTCCTCTGCTTTCATTATCTGTTGCTCTTATACCGCCATTTGATAACTT ATGTTCAAAGGTGCTACCTGTTCCTCGGGAAAACACGGATGTTCAAATGCAAGAACGCAAGGATCGAAGGGCTTGTGAAGTTGGCCATCAAGGATATGGTAGTCCATCTTTTCTAGATTTAAATTGGACACAACATGCTGTTGAACCCCGAACCGGCATTGAGTTCCCAACAACATTGGACAACGTATTCGATAGACAGATTAATTCCAGTTTATCTTCTGAG GTGCTTGTTGGTACTGGATCAATTACCATAACGTTAATCAAAATCAAGTCTCTAGAGGTGTATGCATTTGGCTTTT ATATTCATCCATTCTCCGTATGCCAGAAACTGGGACCAAAGTATGCTTCTATTCCTGGGAATGAACCGAACAAACACAATGACTTTTATCAGGATCTTCTTAG AGAGGACATTGGCATGACTGTTAGGCTAGTGGTTAACTGCAATGGGATGAAAGCCAGTGCAGTAAGAGA tgaatttgaaaaatcccTTCGTGCACAGTTAGTAAAG GCTAATCCCGATACCGATTATCATTGCCTAAGTACATTTGGCTCCTTATTCACTCCAGATATCGCATTGCCTGTG GGAACAGTGATCGACTTTCAGCGGACAGCTGACGGACAACTAGTTACCAAAA TTGGAGGTAACCACATTGGAGTGGTTCAAAGCAAGGATTTGTGCA GGGCTTTCTTCGGTATGTACATAGGAGATCTCCCAGTATCGGAACAAGCTAAAGAAAACATTGGGCAAAATGTTGCAAACATTATAAGGAGATGCTGA
- the LOC107929847 gene encoding fatty-acid-binding protein 2 isoform X3, with the protein MDLDGESPCIFPMESFVSNGLGTHLFSHFSSFVDGSLYYSRHLYLPGSLAFREGFSCVSKFAGSLLFWFSSMSTSNLSRDILANNQHGLKSGSCKSSAQVKHIASYKNNLMGFHFACESKGRSATTHVSLHFFGEAEVLRSFPLLSLSVALIPPFDNLCSKVLPVPRENTDVQMQERKDRRACEVGHQGYGSPSFLDLNWTQHAVEPRTGIEFPTTLDNVFDRQINSSLSSEVLVGTGSITITLIKIKSLEVYAFGFYIHPFSVCQKLGPKYASIPGNEPNKHNDFYQDLLREDIGMTVRLVVNCNGMKASAVRECLALLDRLHFGFLINWLNCVCFSEFEKSLRAQLVKANPDTDYHCLSTFGSLFTPDIALPVGTVIDFQRTADGQLVTKSTNLKFVD; encoded by the exons ATGGATTTAGATGGAGAATCTCCATGTATTTTTCCAATGGAGTCCTTTGTATCTAATGGTTTGGGAACTCATTtgttttcacattttagttcatTTGTTGATGGCTCTTTGTACTATTCTAGACACTTGTATTTACCTGGTAGTCTTGCATTTCGAGAAGGTTTTAGTTGCGTGTCGAAGTTCGCCGGTTCACTGCTTTTTTGGTTCTCTAGTATGTCGACTTCCAATTTGAGTAGGGATATATTGGCTAATAATCAACATGGTTTGAAATCTGGAAGTTGTAAATCTTCAGCTCAGGTTAAGCACATTGCTTCTTATAAGAATAACCTTATGGGATTTCATTTCGCTTGCGAATCGAAAGGTCGATCTGCCACCACACATGTATCATTACACTTCTTCGGAGAAGCGGAAGTGCTCCGTTCGTTTCCTCTGCTTTCATTATCTGTTGCTCTTATACCGCCATTTGATAACTT ATGTTCAAAGGTGCTACCTGTTCCTCGGGAAAACACGGATGTTCAAATGCAAGAACGCAAGGATCGAAGGGCTTGTGAAGTTGGCCATCAAGGATATGGTAGTCCATCTTTTCTAGATTTAAATTGGACACAACATGCTGTTGAACCCCGAACCGGCATTGAGTTCCCAACAACATTGGACAACGTATTCGATAGACAGATTAATTCCAGTTTATCTTCTGAG GTGCTTGTTGGTACTGGATCAATTACCATAACGTTAATCAAAATCAAGTCTCTAGAGGTGTATGCATTTGGCTTTT ATATTCATCCATTCTCCGTATGCCAGAAACTGGGACCAAAGTATGCTTCTATTCCTGGGAATGAACCGAACAAACACAATGACTTTTATCAGGATCTTCTTAG AGAGGACATTGGCATGACTGTTAGGCTAGTGGTTAACTGCAATGGGATGAAAGCCAGTGCAGTAAGAGA GTGCTTGGCTCTTTTGGACAGGCTGCATTTTGGTTTTCTCATTAACTGGCTTAATTGTGTATGTTTcagtgaatttgaaaaatcccTTCGTGCACAGTTAGTAAAG GCTAATCCCGATACCGATTATCATTGCCTAAGTACATTTGGCTCCTTATTCACTCCAGATATCGCATTGCCTGTG GGAACAGTGATCGACTTTCAGCGGACAGCTGACGGACAACTAGTTACCAAAA GTACAAATTTGAAGTTTGTTGATTAG